One genomic region from Pseudomonas hormoni encodes:
- the ffh gene encoding signal recognition particle protein, protein MFENLTDRLSQTLRHVTGKAKLTEDNIKDTLREVRMALLEADVALPVVKDFVNSVKERAVGTEVSRSLTPGQAFVKIVQAELESLMGAANEDLNLSAVPPAVVLMAGLQGAGKTTTAGKLARFLKERKKKSVMVVSADVYRPAAIKQLEMLAGEVGVTFFPSDLSQKPVEIAQAAIKEAKLKFIDVVIVDTAGRLHIDEEMMGEIKALHAAINPVETLFVVDAMTGQDAANTAKAFGDALPLTGVILTKVDGDARGGAALSVRAITGKPIKFIGMGEKSEALEPFHPERIASRILGMGDVLSLIEQAEATLDKDKADKLAKKLKKGKGFDLEDFRDQLQQMKNMGGLGGLMDKLPNIGGVNLAQMGNAQGAAEKQFKQMEAIINSMTPAERRDPELISGSRKRRIAMGSGTQVQDIGRLIKQHKQMQKMMKKFSAKGGMAKMMRGMGGMLPGGGMPKM, encoded by the coding sequence ATGTTTGAAAACTTAACCGACCGTCTCTCGCAGACGCTGCGCCATGTCACCGGCAAGGCCAAGCTGACCGAGGACAACATCAAAGACACCCTGCGTGAAGTGCGCATGGCGTTGCTCGAAGCCGACGTCGCCTTGCCGGTCGTCAAAGACTTCGTCAATTCGGTCAAGGAGCGCGCCGTCGGCACCGAGGTGTCGCGCAGCCTGACGCCGGGCCAGGCCTTCGTGAAGATCGTCCAGGCCGAACTCGAAAGCCTGATGGGCGCGGCCAACGAAGACCTGAACCTGAGCGCCGTTCCGCCAGCCGTCGTGCTGATGGCCGGTTTGCAGGGCGCCGGTAAAACCACCACCGCCGGCAAACTGGCGCGCTTCCTTAAAGAGCGCAAGAAGAAATCGGTCATGGTCGTGTCCGCGGACGTCTACCGTCCGGCGGCGATCAAGCAGCTGGAAATGCTCGCGGGTGAAGTAGGCGTTACCTTCTTCCCGTCCGACCTGAGCCAGAAGCCGGTCGAGATCGCGCAAGCAGCTATTAAAGAAGCAAAGCTTAAGTTTATTGATGTGGTCATCGTCGATACCGCCGGTCGTCTGCACATCGACGAAGAGATGATGGGCGAGATCAAGGCGCTGCACGCCGCGATCAATCCGGTCGAAACGCTGTTCGTGGTTGACGCCATGACCGGCCAGGACGCCGCCAACACGGCCAAGGCCTTCGGCGATGCACTGCCGCTGACCGGTGTGATTTTGACCAAGGTCGACGGTGATGCTCGTGGCGGTGCCGCTCTCTCGGTTCGCGCCATCACCGGCAAGCCGATCAAGTTCATCGGTATGGGCGAGAAGAGCGAAGCGCTCGAACCGTTCCACCCTGAGCGTATCGCTTCGCGCATCCTCGGCATGGGCGACGTGCTCAGCCTGATCGAACAGGCCGAAGCGACCCTCGACAAGGACAAGGCCGACAAACTGGCCAAGAAGCTGAAGAAGGGCAAGGGCTTCGACCTCGAAGACTTCCGCGATCAGCTGCAACAGATGAAGAACATGGGCGGCCTTGGCGGCCTCATGGATAAACTGCCGAACATCGGCGGCGTGAACCTGGCGCAGATGGGCAACGCCCAAGGCGCGGCAGAGAAACAATTCAAGCAGATGGAAGCCATCATCAATTCCATGACCCCGGCCGAGCGCCGCGACCCTGAGCTGATCAGCGGTTCGCGCAAGCGCCGGATCGCCATGGGTTCCGGCACCCAGGTGCAGGACATCGGTCGCTTGATCAAGCAGCACAAGCAGATGCAGAAGATGATGAAGAAATTCTCCGCGAAAGGCGGAATGGCCAAAATGATGCGCGGCATGGGCGGTATGTTGCCCGGCGGCGGCATGCCGAAAATGTAA
- a CDS encoding CaiB/BaiF CoA transferase family protein, which produces MPFTAKPLSGLKVIELGTLIAGPFASRICGEFGAEVIKIESPDGGDPLRKWRKLYEGTSLWWFVQARNKKSLTLNLKHPDGLAILKKLLGEADILIENFRPGVLEKLGLGWEVLHALNPKLVMVRLSGFGQTGPMKDQPGFGAVGESMGGLRYITGFEDRPPVRTGISIGDSIAALWGVIGALMALRHREVNGGLGQVVDVALYEAIFAMMESMVPEFDVFGFIRERTGNIMPGITPSSIHTSADGKHVQIGANGDAIFKRFMLIIGREDLANDPALASNDGRDSRRDEIYGVIDRWVNSLPLDAIIEQLNQADVPASRIFSAEDMFNDPQYLAREMFLKAKLPDGKDFKMPGIVPKLSETPGSSEWVGPQLGEHNAQVLNDLGYDKEQIAKLREDGAI; this is translated from the coding sequence ATGCCGTTCACCGCCAAACCACTCTCAGGTCTGAAAGTCATTGAATTGGGCACCTTGATCGCCGGGCCGTTTGCCTCGCGTATCTGCGGCGAATTCGGCGCCGAAGTGATCAAGATCGAGTCCCCCGACGGTGGTGATCCGTTGCGCAAATGGCGAAAATTGTATGAAGGCACTTCGTTGTGGTGGTTCGTTCAGGCGCGTAACAAGAAGTCCCTGACCCTGAACCTGAAACACCCGGACGGCCTGGCGATCCTGAAAAAGCTGCTCGGTGAAGCGGACATCCTGATCGAGAATTTTCGCCCCGGCGTGCTGGAAAAGCTCGGCCTGGGCTGGGAAGTCTTGCACGCACTGAACCCGAAACTGGTGATGGTGCGTCTCTCGGGGTTCGGCCAGACCGGGCCGATGAAGGATCAGCCGGGCTTTGGCGCCGTCGGTGAATCCATGGGCGGTCTGCGCTACATCACCGGTTTCGAGGACCGGCCACCGGTGCGCACCGGGATTTCCATCGGCGATTCAATTGCGGCGCTCTGGGGGGTGATCGGTGCGCTGATGGCCTTGCGTCATCGCGAGGTCAACGGCGGTCTGGGTCAAGTGGTGGATGTGGCGCTGTACGAAGCGATCTTCGCCATGATGGAAAGCATGGTCCCGGAGTTCGACGTGTTCGGCTTCATTCGTGAACGCACCGGCAACATCATGCCGGGCATCACGCCCTCCTCGATCCACACCAGCGCTGACGGCAAACATGTGCAGATCGGCGCCAATGGCGATGCGATTTTCAAACGCTTCATGCTGATCATCGGCCGTGAAGACCTGGCCAATGACCCGGCCCTGGCCAGCAACGACGGACGTGACAGCCGTCGCGACGAGATTTATGGGGTGATTGATCGCTGGGTCAATTCGCTGCCGCTGGACGCCATCATCGAGCAGCTGAATCAGGCCGACGTGCCCGCCAGCCGGATCTTCAGCGCCGAAGACATGTTCAATGATCCGCAGTACCTGGCGCGGGAAATGTTCCTGAAGGCGAAGCTGCCGGACGGCAAAGATTTCAAGATGCCGGGAATCGTGCCGAAACTCTCAGAGACACCCGGCAGTTCGGAATGGGTCGGGCCGCAGTTGGGCGAACACAATGCGCAGGTACTCAACGATCTTGGCTATGACAAGGAACAGATCGCAAAGCTGCGTGAAGACGGGGCCATCTAA
- the xerD gene encoding site-specific tyrosine recombinase XerD, with translation MPAIDHPLIDQFLDALWLEKGLSDNTRDAYRSDLALFNGWLQEKGLELINAGRDLILDHLAWRLEQNYKPRSTARFLSGVRGFYRYLLREKLIAVDPTLRVDMPQLGRPLPKSLSEADVEALLKAPDLSEAIGQRDRAMLEVLYACGLRVTELISLTLEQVNLRQGVLRVMGKGSKERLVPMGEEAIVWVERYMRDARGELLGGRPSDVLFPSQRGEQMTRQTFWHRIKHQAKVAGIGKSLSPHTLRHAFATHLLNHGADLRVVQMLLGHSDLSTTQIYTHVARARLQDLHAKHHPRG, from the coding sequence ATGCCCGCCATCGATCATCCTTTGATAGACCAGTTTCTCGACGCGCTATGGCTGGAGAAAGGTCTCTCCGATAACACCCGCGATGCCTATCGCAGTGACTTGGCCCTGTTCAACGGCTGGCTGCAGGAGAAAGGGCTGGAGTTGATCAACGCCGGTCGCGATTTGATCCTCGATCACTTGGCCTGGCGCCTGGAGCAGAACTACAAACCCCGTTCCACTGCGAGATTTCTCTCGGGAGTTCGCGGCTTTTATCGCTATCTGCTGCGGGAAAAGTTGATCGCGGTCGATCCGACGTTACGCGTCGATATGCCTCAACTCGGTAGGCCGTTGCCCAAATCTCTGTCGGAAGCAGACGTAGAAGCGTTGTTGAAGGCGCCGGATTTGAGCGAAGCGATTGGCCAGCGAGACCGCGCCATGCTTGAAGTGCTGTACGCCTGCGGCCTGCGGGTGACGGAGCTTATCAGCCTGACGCTGGAGCAGGTCAATCTGCGCCAGGGCGTGCTGCGAGTGATGGGCAAGGGCAGCAAGGAGCGACTGGTGCCGATGGGCGAGGAGGCGATTGTCTGGGTCGAGCGCTACATGCGCGACGCCCGTGGCGAACTGCTCGGTGGGCGTCCGAGCGATGTACTGTTTCCCAGCCAGCGCGGCGAGCAGATGACGCGTCAGACCTTCTGGCACCGGATCAAGCATCAGGCCAAAGTCGCCGGGATCGGTAAATCGCTGTCACCGCACACTTTGCGCCATGCCTTCGCTACGCATTTGCTCAACCACGGCGCCGATTTGCGGGTAGTGCAGATGTTGCTCGGCCACAGCGACCTGTCGACCACCCAGATATACACCCATGTTGCTCGGGCGCGCTTGCAGGATCTGCACGCCAAACATCACCCGCGCGGCTAG
- a CDS encoding homoserine dehydrogenase, which produces MKPVKVGICGLGTVGGGTFNVLQRNAEEIARRAGRGIEVAQIAMRTPKPQFQTTGIAITNDVFEVATNPEIDIVIELMGGYTVARELVLKAIENGKHVVTANKALIAVHGNEIFAKAREKGVIVAFEAAVAGGIPVIKAIREGLSANRINWVAGIINGTGNFILTEMREKGRTFEDVLAEAQALGYAEADPTFDVEGIDAAHKLTILASIAFGIPLQFDKAYTEGITKLTTADVNYAEALGYRIKHLGVARSTAAGIELRVHPTLIPADRLIANVNGVMNAVMVNGDAAGSTLFYGAGAGMEPTASSVIADLVDVVRAMTSDPENRVPHLAFQPDSLSAHPILPIEACESAYYLRIQAKDHPGVLAQVASILSERGINIESIMQKEVEEHDGLVPMILLTHRVLEQHMNDAIAALEALTGVVGPVVRIRVEHLN; this is translated from the coding sequence GTGAAACCGGTCAAAGTAGGCATCTGTGGGTTAGGGACCGTCGGTGGCGGTACCTTCAACGTACTTCAGCGCAACGCCGAGGAAATTGCTCGTCGTGCCGGGCGTGGAATCGAAGTGGCACAAATTGCCATGCGCACGCCAAAGCCTCAGTTCCAAACGACCGGTATTGCGATTACCAACGATGTCTTCGAAGTGGCCACGAACCCTGAGATCGACATCGTTATAGAGCTGATGGGCGGCTACACCGTTGCCCGCGAGCTGGTACTCAAGGCCATCGAGAATGGCAAGCATGTGGTCACCGCGAACAAGGCGCTTATTGCCGTTCACGGTAATGAAATTTTTGCCAAGGCTCGCGAGAAAGGCGTGATCGTGGCGTTCGAAGCGGCTGTGGCCGGTGGCATTCCGGTGATCAAGGCGATCCGTGAAGGCCTGTCGGCCAACCGCATCAACTGGGTCGCCGGCATCATCAACGGCACCGGCAACTTCATCCTCACCGAAATGCGCGAGAAGGGTCGCACCTTCGAAGACGTACTCGCCGAGGCGCAAGCCCTGGGTTACGCCGAAGCCGATCCGACCTTCGACGTTGAAGGCATCGACGCGGCCCACAAGCTGACGATCCTGGCCTCCATCGCGTTCGGCATCCCGCTGCAATTCGACAAGGCTTATACCGAAGGCATCACCAAGCTGACCACGGCTGACGTGAACTACGCCGAAGCGCTGGGCTATCGCATCAAGCACCTGGGCGTGGCGCGCAGCACCGCGGCTGGCATCGAGTTGCGCGTGCACCCGACGCTGATCCCGGCCGATCGCCTGATCGCCAACGTCAACGGCGTGATGAACGCTGTGATGGTCAACGGTGACGCTGCCGGTTCGACCCTGTTCTACGGCGCCGGCGCCGGCATGGAGCCGACCGCATCGTCGGTGATCGCCGACCTGGTGGACGTGGTTCGCGCCATGACCTCCGATCCGGAAAACCGCGTGCCGCATCTGGCCTTCCAGCCGGATTCGCTGTCGGCGCATCCGATCCTGCCGATCGAAGCCTGCGAAAGCGCCTACTACCTGCGCATTCAGGCCAAGGACCATCCGGGCGTGCTGGCTCAGGTCGCGAGCATCCTGTCGGAGCGCGGCATCAACATCGAATCGATCATGCAGAAAGAAGTCGAAGAGCATGACGGTCTGGTGCCGATGATCCTGCTGACTCACCGTGTGCTGGAACAGCACATGAACGACGCGATCGCCGCCCTCGAAGCCCTGACAGGCGTGGTCGGTCCGGTCGTACGGATCCGCGTCGAGCACCTGAACTAA
- a CDS encoding TIGR02285 family protein yields the protein MKTGPSKLKRLLSTAIHHSRVWRAAAAFALLAGLVSTAWAQPKETLIWLLRDLPPTMILEGPKKGQGIIDQMLPQLIAGMPQYQHTLMRVNRARALQMLHEESLTCDPSLLKTKEREQWISFSVPAFRAVSNGLVARQEDRSVLEPFLIEGEVDLAALLKSGRNKVGVVAERSYGEVVDTLLRQAPEGALTPHYGNDALGSLLHMQRLGRLQVVLGYWPEIRYQASQKLITDDQLEFYPVKGTGKYLSGHIGCSNTPQGRQAISEINQLLRNLSREHLDSLYADWLDPARRTDYLKETRAFFEQQAQQ from the coding sequence GTGAAGACGGGGCCATCTAAGCTGAAGCGCCTGCTTTCAACAGCAATCCACCACTCCCGCGTCTGGCGGGCAGCGGCGGCTTTCGCGCTATTGGCAGGGCTGGTATCGACAGCCTGGGCGCAACCGAAGGAAACGCTGATCTGGTTGCTGCGAGATCTACCCCCCACGATGATCCTCGAGGGGCCGAAAAAAGGTCAGGGGATCATTGATCAAATGCTGCCGCAGCTGATCGCCGGTATGCCGCAATACCAGCACACGCTGATGCGGGTGAACCGGGCACGCGCCCTGCAAATGCTCCACGAAGAATCGCTCACCTGCGACCCCTCGTTGCTCAAGACCAAGGAGCGCGAACAGTGGATTTCATTTTCTGTTCCAGCGTTCCGCGCTGTCAGCAATGGCCTCGTCGCCCGGCAGGAAGATCGATCGGTGCTGGAACCTTTTCTGATTGAAGGAGAAGTCGATCTGGCGGCGCTGCTGAAAAGCGGCAGGAATAAAGTTGGCGTGGTTGCCGAGCGCAGTTACGGTGAAGTGGTCGACACCCTTCTGCGGCAGGCACCGGAAGGCGCTCTGACGCCTCATTACGGCAACGATGCCCTTGGCAGCCTGCTGCATATGCAGCGCCTGGGCAGATTGCAGGTGGTCTTGGGTTACTGGCCAGAGATCCGCTATCAGGCCAGTCAAAAACTCATCACTGACGACCAGTTGGAGTTTTATCCGGTCAAGGGCACCGGCAAGTACCTGTCCGGACACATCGGTTGTTCGAATACGCCTCAGGGCCGGCAGGCGATCAGCGAGATCAACCAACTGCTGCGCAACCTGTCCCGCGAACACCTGGATTCGCTGTATGCAGACTGGCTGGATCCGGCACGCCGCACCGACTACCTGAAGGAAACCAGGGCGTTTTTTGAGCAACAGGCGCAGCAATGA
- the rpsP gene encoding 30S ribosomal protein S16, translating into MLTIRLALGGSKKRPFYHLTVTDSRNPRDGSHKEQVGFFNPVARGQEVRLSVNQERVAYWLSVGAQPSERVAQLLKDAAKAAA; encoded by the coding sequence ATGCTAACAATCCGTCTTGCCCTTGGCGGCTCCAAAAAGCGCCCGTTTTACCACTTGACCGTAACCGACAGCCGCAACCCGCGCGACGGTTCGCACAAGGAACAGGTTGGTTTCTTCAACCCTGTTGCTCGTGGTCAAGAAGTTCGTCTGTCCGTGAACCAAGAGCGCGTAGCCTACTGGCTGAGCGTTGGTGCACAACCTTCTGAGCGCGTTGCTCAGTTGTTGAAGGACGCTGCTAAGGCTGCGGCCTGA
- a CDS encoding DUF3509 domain-containing protein, whose translation MESISLLLGEALSPYQVTLTPSGTHGECLVTLKSSTGAIVVEREFNQAQLTDKRLLTDVVDGLHRDLMIAEGRLEPCVIAALRNAAQDKVLGRR comes from the coding sequence ATGGAAAGTATCAGTCTATTGCTCGGTGAGGCTCTGAGCCCGTACCAGGTGACGTTGACCCCGTCGGGCACCCACGGCGAATGCCTGGTGACACTGAAGAGCTCGACCGGCGCTATCGTGGTCGAACGGGAATTCAATCAGGCTCAGTTGACCGACAAACGTCTGCTCACGGATGTAGTCGACGGGTTGCACCGCGATCTGATGATTGCCGAAGGACGCCTGGAACCCTGCGTTATCGCGGCGTTGCGCAATGCGGCACAGGACAAGGTCCTGGGCCGGAGGTAA
- the trmD gene encoding tRNA (guanosine(37)-N1)-methyltransferase TrmD: MANLRVEVISLFPEMFSAISEYGITSRAVKQGLLQLTCWNPRDYTTDRHHTVDDRPFGGGPGMVMKIKPLEDALVQAKAAAGEAAKVIYLSPQGRQLTQSAVRELANLDALILIAGRYEGIDERFIDAHVDEEWSIGDYVLSGGELPAMVLIDAVTRLLPGALGHADSAEEDSFTDGLLDCPHYTRPEVYADQRVPDVLLSGNHAHIRRWRLQQSLGRTFERRADLLESRSLSGEEKKLLEEYIRERDDS; the protein is encoded by the coding sequence GTGGCTAACTTGCGCGTAGAAGTGATCAGTTTGTTTCCCGAGATGTTCTCCGCCATCAGCGAGTACGGCATCACCAGTCGGGCGGTGAAACAGGGGCTCTTGCAGCTCACCTGTTGGAATCCGCGAGACTACACGACGGATCGACATCACACTGTGGATGATCGCCCATTTGGCGGTGGTCCGGGCATGGTGATGAAGATCAAGCCCCTGGAAGATGCTCTGGTTCAGGCCAAGGCAGCAGCCGGGGAGGCGGCGAAGGTGATTTACCTGTCCCCCCAAGGCCGTCAACTGACTCAGTCGGCGGTACGCGAGTTGGCGAATCTGGATGCATTGATCCTGATTGCCGGCCGCTATGAAGGCATTGACGAGCGTTTTATTGATGCTCATGTCGATGAAGAGTGGTCGATTGGCGACTATGTACTGTCTGGCGGCGAGCTGCCGGCGATGGTCCTGATCGATGCGGTTACACGACTGCTGCCTGGAGCTTTAGGGCATGCGGACTCCGCCGAGGAAGATTCCTTTACGGATGGTTTGCTGGATTGCCCGCACTACACCCGACCGGAGGTGTATGCGGATCAGCGTGTTCCCGACGTATTGCTAAGTGGCAATCACGCGCACATCCGGCGTTGGCGTTTACAGCAGTCCCTTGGTAGGACCTTTGAACGACGCGCCGATCTTCTGGAAAGCCGCTCGCTTTCTGGAGAAGAGAAGAAGCTGCTCGAGGAATACATCCGCGAGCGGGACGATAGTTAA
- the dsbC gene encoding bifunctional protein-disulfide isomerase/oxidoreductase DsbC — protein MRLTQIFAAAAIALVSTFAVADDAADKAIRKSLENLQLEVPVESITASPLPGLYEVKLKGSRVLYASADGQYVVQGYMFQLKDGKPVNLTEKAERLGISKLVNEIPVAETVVYPAIGETKSHITVFTDTTCPYCHKLHAEVPELNKRGIEVRYVAFPRQGLGSPGDEQLQAVWCSKDKKAAMDKMVDGKEIKAAKCDNPVSKQFALGQSIGVNGTPAIVLADGQVIPGYQPAPQVAKLALGAK, from the coding sequence ATGCGTCTGACCCAGATTTTCGCCGCCGCAGCCATTGCGTTGGTCAGCACCTTTGCCGTCGCCGATGACGCGGCCGACAAAGCCATTCGTAAAAGCCTGGAAAACCTCCAGCTCGAAGTGCCGGTAGAAAGTATCACCGCCAGCCCGTTGCCTGGCCTGTACGAAGTCAAGCTCAAGGGCAGTCGCGTTCTGTACGCCAGTGCCGACGGCCAGTACGTGGTTCAGGGCTACATGTTCCAGCTCAAGGACGGCAAACCGGTCAACCTGACCGAGAAGGCCGAACGCCTGGGCATTTCCAAGCTGGTCAACGAGATTCCGGTCGCGGAAACCGTGGTTTACCCGGCCATCGGCGAAACCAAATCGCACATCACTGTGTTTACCGACACCACGTGCCCGTATTGCCACAAACTGCACGCCGAAGTGCCTGAGCTGAACAAGCGCGGCATCGAAGTGCGTTACGTCGCTTTCCCGCGCCAGGGTCTGGGCTCGCCGGGTGACGAACAGCTGCAAGCGGTCTGGTGCTCGAAAGACAAGAAAGCGGCCATGGACAAAATGGTCGATGGCAAGGAAATCAAGGCCGCCAAGTGCGATAACCCGGTTTCCAAGCAGTTCGCCCTCGGTCAGTCGATCGGCGTGAACGGCACACCGGCCATCGTTTTGGCCGACGGTCAGGTCATTCCGGGCTACCAGCCTGCGCCACAAGTCGCCAAACTGGCGCTGGGCGCGAAGTAA
- the rimM gene encoding ribosome maturation factor RimM (Essential for efficient processing of 16S rRNA) has product MSATPAVADDLIVIGKIYSVHGVRGEVKVYSFTDPTENLLQYKTWTLKREGNVKQVELVSGRGNDKFLVAKLKGLDDREEARLLAGYEICVPRNLFPELTDGEYYWYQLEGLKVIDQLGQLLGKIDHLLETGANDVMVVKPCAGSLDDRERLLPYTEQCVLAVDLAAGEMKVDWDADF; this is encoded by the coding sequence ATGAGCGCGACGCCAGCTGTTGCTGATGATTTGATCGTTATTGGCAAGATTTATTCTGTTCATGGCGTTCGCGGCGAAGTGAAGGTTTATTCCTTTACTGATCCGACTGAAAACCTGTTGCAGTACAAAACCTGGACGCTCAAGCGCGAAGGCAATGTGAAACAGGTCGAGCTGGTCAGCGGACGTGGGAACGACAAGTTCCTGGTCGCAAAGCTCAAGGGTCTCGATGATCGTGAAGAAGCGCGTCTTCTGGCCGGTTATGAGATCTGCGTGCCGCGCAACCTGTTCCCTGAATTGACCGACGGCGAGTACTACTGGTACCAGCTGGAAGGTCTGAAGGTTATTGATCAACTCGGGCAATTGCTCGGGAAAATCGATCATCTTCTGGAAACCGGCGCCAATGATGTAATGGTGGTCAAGCCTTGCGCTGGCAGCCTGGATGATCGCGAACGCCTGTTGCCCTATACGGAGCAATGCGTGTTGGCCGTCGACCTGGCGGCAGGCGAGATGAAGGTGGATTGGGACGCGGACTTCTAA
- the thrC gene encoding threonine synthase, translating to MRYISTRGQAPALNFEDVLLAGLATDGGLYVPENLPRFTQEEIASWAGLPYHELAFRVMRPFVTGSIPDADFKKILEETYGVFSHNAVAPLRQLNGNEWVLELFHGPTLAFKDFALQLLGRLLDYVLEKRGERVVIVGATSGDTGSAAIEGCKHCENVDIFILHPHNRVSEVQRRQMTTIFGENIHNIAIEGNFDDCQEMVKASFADQSFLKGTRLVAVNSINWARIMAQIVYYFHAALQLGGPARSVSFSVPTGNFGDIFAGYLARNMGLPINQLIVATNRNDILHRFMSGNQYVKETLHATLSPSMDIMVSSNFERLLFDLHGRNGAAIAGLMDSFKQGGGFSVEQERWTEARKLFDSLAVDDAQTCETIAEVYEQTGEVLDPHTAIGVKAARECRRSLDIPMVILGTAHPVKFPDAVEKAGVGKALELPVHLADLFERDERCTVLPNDLKAVQAFVSQHGNHGKPL from the coding sequence ATGCGTTATATCAGTACCCGCGGCCAGGCACCGGCCCTGAATTTCGAAGACGTCCTGCTGGCCGGTCTCGCCACCGACGGCGGTCTGTACGTCCCGGAAAACCTGCCACGTTTCACTCAGGAAGAAATCGCTTCCTGGGCCGGCCTGCCGTATCACGAGCTGGCCTTCCGGGTGATGCGCCCGTTCGTCACCGGCAGCATCCCGGATGCCGATTTCAAAAAGATTCTGGAAGAGACTTACGGCGTGTTCTCGCACAACGCCGTTGCGCCGCTGCGTCAGTTGAACGGCAACGAATGGGTGCTGGAGCTGTTCCACGGCCCGACCCTGGCGTTCAAGGACTTCGCCCTGCAATTGCTCGGTCGCTTGCTCGACTACGTGTTGGAAAAACGCGGTGAGCGCGTAGTGATTGTCGGCGCCACCTCCGGCGACACCGGTTCGGCCGCCATCGAAGGCTGCAAGCACTGCGAAAACGTCGACATCTTCATCCTGCACCCGCACAACCGCGTGTCCGAAGTGCAGCGTCGCCAGATGACCACCATCTTCGGCGAGAACATTCACAACATTGCCATCGAAGGCAACTTCGATGACTGCCAGGAAATGGTCAAGGCGAGCTTCGCCGACCAGAGCTTCCTCAAGGGCACGCGCCTGGTGGCGGTGAACTCGATCAACTGGGCGCGGATCATGGCCCAGATCGTTTACTACTTCCACGCAGCCCTGCAGCTGGGCGGCCCGGCGCGTTCGGTGTCGTTCTCGGTGCCGACCGGCAACTTCGGCGACATCTTCGCCGGTTACCTGGCGCGCAACATGGGCCTGCCGATCAACCAGTTGATCGTCGCCACCAACCGCAACGACATCCTGCACCGCTTCATGAGCGGCAACCAGTACGTCAAGGAAACTCTGCACGCCACGCTGTCGCCGTCGATGGACATCATGGTGTCGTCGAACTTCGAGCGTCTGCTGTTCGACCTGCACGGTCGTAACGGTGCGGCGATTGCCGGGCTGATGGATTCGTTCAAGCAGGGCGGTGGTTTCAGCGTTGAACAGGAGCGTTGGACCGAAGCGCGTAAGCTGTTCGATTCGCTGGCGGTGGATGATGCGCAAACTTGCGAGACCATTGCTGAAGTGTATGAGCAGACTGGCGAAGTGCTGGATCCGCACACGGCTATTGGCGTGAAGGCTGCTCGTGAATGCCGTCGTAGTTTGGATATTCCGATGGTGATCCTGGGCACAGCGCACCCGGTTAAATTCCCGGATGCGGTGGAGAAGGCTGGCGTCGGTAAGGCGCTGGAATTGCCTGTGCATTTGGCTGATCTGTTTGAGCGGGATGAGCGTTGCACTGTGTTGCCGAATGATCTGAAGGCTGTTCAGGCGTTTGTCAGTCAGCATGGCAATCACGGTAAGCCGCTGTAA
- the rplS gene encoding 50S ribosomal protein L19 — protein sequence MTNKIILALEAEQMTKEIPTFAPGDTIVVQVKVKEGDRSRLQAFEGVVIAKRNRGVNSAFTVRKISNGVGVERTFQTYSPQIDSMAVKRRGDVRKAKLYYLRDLSGKAARIKEKLA from the coding sequence ATGACTAACAAAATCATCCTTGCACTCGAAGCAGAGCAGATGACCAAAGAGATCCCTACCTTTGCCCCGGGCGACACCATTGTCGTTCAGGTGAAAGTGAAGGAAGGCGACCGTTCGCGTCTGCAAGCGTTCGAAGGTGTTGTTATCGCCAAGCGTAACCGCGGCGTAAACAGTGCTTTCACCGTTCGTAAAATCTCCAACGGTGTTGGCGTAGAGCGTACTTTCCAGACCTACAGCCCGCAAATCGACAGCATGGCCGTTAAACGTCGCGGTGACGTACGTAAAGCCAAGCTGTACTACCTGCGTGACCTGTCCGGTAAAGCAGCTCGCATCAAGGAAAAACTGGCTTAA